From Rutidosis leptorrhynchoides isolate AG116_Rl617_1_P2 chromosome 3, CSIRO_AGI_Rlap_v1, whole genome shotgun sequence, a single genomic window includes:
- the LOC139902068 gene encoding uncharacterized protein, translated as MSPKEQPMPALNTPTKNKKMVPKESENSLEIVDIHDEHNMDTGYHSDIDYNPNVEEGVEAEEIIRIKSQMHNPNTHWRLMHPFKGERFESIEQFKDSIINYALANGYPLYYAESKKEYVLVRCGVRNAKGKNIVEQKPCPFRLWASWITGESTFQIKSLKSKHTCSRQQKLSGIVTSRWIAKAFGDKIRINPRIKLKELRHLVMKKYNVRVTQSQCSRAKARAIYEMNSILDNHYSRIWDYAQAIGETNPGTTVEVNVQNQEDGSTTFQRFYVCFKACKEGWIGGCRKVIGLDGCFLKGIAQGELLSAVGRDANNQVFPIAWALVDVETTENWSWFIKLLKNDLGLENGNGIALISDQHKGLIEAVTQVLPNCEHRQCARHVYANFSKRFGGVYFKNCFWQAAKSYTPEHFAYVMDKIKEGNQEAYTYLLNKQPYNWTRAYFATGFDCDSVENGISECWNSMIRDFRSKPIIQMLEDIRRKVMTRLEEQRVKGQEWTDELCPNVRQKLEHIKHHNRDWEVHNSGYQEFEVLNRNENYTVNLRTKMCTCRAWQLTGVPCTHGVRAIFAQYKEPEAFVSDSLRKGKFMASYMYSIRSVGGEIFWPKTNKIPPLAPLKRRMPGRPKMKRKRAPNEDGPIMSTKPKQCSKCMQYGHNVRGCTGVPLPREPNIPKKKGRPLGSTSVSRGGAGRGVGVGRGDGGRGVGVSRGGAGRGGGGRGGAGRGGGGRGVAGRGGGGRGGVSRGDGGRGGVGRGDGGRGLARWFM; from the exons ATGAGTCCTAAGGAACAACCTATGCCAGCTTTGAATACACCCACCAAGAATAAGAAGATGGTTCCAAAGGAAAGTGAGAATTCACTTGAGATAGTTGATATACACGATGAGCACAACATGGATACTGGATATCACTCAGATATTGATTACAACCCTAATGTTGAAGAAGGTGTTGAGGCTGAGGAAATCATTAGAATTAAGTCTCAAATGCATAACCCAAATACTCACTGGAGGTTAATGCACCCTTTTAAAGGAGAGAGGTTTGAAAGCATTGAACAATTTAAGGATTCTATAATCAATTATGCTTTGGCAAATGGTTATCCATTGTATTATGCAGAGAGTAAAAAGGAATATGTTCTTGTTAGATGTGGGGTCAGAAATGCCAAAGGAAAGAACATTGTTGAACAAAAGCCATGTCCTTTTAGATTGTGGGCATCATGGATCACAGGTGAGTCAACTTTTCAAATAAAGTCTCTAAAGTCTAAGCATACATGTTCTAGGCAGCAGAAACTAAGTGGGATTGTGACATCTAGATGGATTGCAAAAGCTTttggtgacaagattaggatcaacCCTAGAATAAAACTTAAAGAACTAAGACACTTGGTGATGAAAAAGTACAATGTTAGAGTGACCCAAAGTCAATGTAGTAGAGCAAAAGCAAGAGCAATATATGAGATGAACAGCATTCTGGATAATCATTATTCAAGGATATGGGATTATGCACAAGCAATCGGTGAGACAAACCCTGGAACAACAGTTGAAGTTAATGTTCAAAATCAAGAGGATGGATCTACAACATTTCAAAGATTTTATGTTTGTTTCAAAGCATGCAAGGAAGGTTGGATAGGTGGTTGTAGGAAGGTTATTGGTCTTGATGGATGCTTTTTGAAGGGTATTGCTCAAGGTGAGTTATTGTCTGCAGTTGGTAGAGATGCAAATAACCAAGTGTTTCCTATTGCATGGGCCTTAGTAGATGTTGAGACAACTGAGAATTGGTCATGGTTCATCAAGTTATTAAAAAATGATCTTGGACTTGAAAATGGTAATGGGATTGCTTTGATTTCTGATCAACATAAG GGGTTGATTGAGGCAGTTACTCAAGTATTACCTAATTGTGAACATAGACAATGTGCCAGGCATGTATATGCAAATTTTAGTAAGAGGTTTGGTGGAGTGTATTTCAAGAATTGTTTCTGGCAAGCTGCAAAGTCCTATACTCCAGAACACTTTGCATATGTCATGGATAAAATCAAGGAAGGTAATCAAGAGGCATACACTTACTTACTTAACAAACAACCATACAATTGGACAAGGGCATACTTTGCTACAGGTTTTGATTGTGATTCAGTTGAGAATGGGATTAGTGAGTGTTGGAATTCAATGATAAGAGACTTTAGGAGTAAGCCAATTATTCAAATGCTAGAAGACATCAGAAGAAAAGTGATGACAAGACTAGAGGAACAAAGGGTAAAAGGACAAGAATGGACTGATGAACTATGCCCTAATGTTAGACAAAAACTGGAACATATAAAACACCACAACAG GGATTGGGAGGTTCACAATAGTGGTTATCAAGAGTTTGAAGTGCTAAACAGGAATGAAAACTACACTGTGAATTTAAGGACAAAAATGTGTACATGTAGAGCATGGCAGTTGACTGGAGTTCCTTGTACTCATGGTGTTAGGGCCATATTTGCACAatacaaagaacctgaagcatttgttAGTGACAGTTTAAGGAAAGGAAAATTCATGGCTAGCTACATGTATTCAATTAGATCAGTTGGTGGTGAGATATTCTGGCCAAAGACAAACAAAATTCCACCTTTGGCACCACTCAAAAGAAGAATGCCTGGAAGACCAAAGATGAAGAGAAAAAGAGCACCAAATGAAGATGGTCCTATAATGTCAACAAAGCCAAAGCAATGTTCAAAATGTATGCAATATGGCCATAATGTTAGAGGCTGTACAGGGGTTCCATTACCAAGAGAACCAAACATACCAAAAAAGAAAGGTAGGCCACTTGGTTCAACTTCTGTTAGTAGAGGTGGTGCAGGTAGAGGTGTTGGTGTAGGCAGAGGTGATGGTGGCAGGGGTGTTGGTGTAAGCAGAGGTGGTGCAGGTAGAGGTGGTGGTGGCAGAGGTGGTGCAGGTAGAGGTGGTGGTGGCAGAGGTGTTGCAGGTAGAGGTGGTGGTGGTAGGGGTGGTGTAAGCAGGGGTGATGGTGGCAGAGGTGGTGTAGGGAGGGGAGATGGTGGCAGAGGTCTAGCCAGGTGGTTCATGTAA